In one window of SAR116 cluster alpha proteobacterium HIMB100 DNA:
- a CDS encoding putative dehydrogenase (PFAM: Oxidoreductase family, NAD-binding Rossmann fold; Oxidoreductase family, C-terminal alpha/beta domain; overlaps another CDS with the same product name) has translation MNFSPRLAVLGIDHRHIFGMLGQMMAHGAVCKGWWTAYDTSLEAGFLKRFPDVDRVQDKRRLLDDPDIDMILIAAVPCERAELAIEAMRAGKDVMVDKPGCTTLEQLQQIQTCVAETGRIWSVNFSERFEVPAVTKADELVRAGAIGSVKQTLGIGPHRQNLDSRPDWFFDRQRFGGILCDIGSHQIDQYLYFTGAQHVRISHAYTENTTLPAYPGFQDFGEIVLNSPQGNGYIRVDWFTPDALPTWGDGRLFILGDEGSIEIRKYTNIAQPHITDQLFLATHKDVRQIDCRDSGLPYFSNLINDIKDRTETACKQNHTFAATSLALEAQQLADSSCAQGAD, from the coding sequence GTGAATTTCAGTCCTCGTTTAGCAGTGCTTGGCATCGATCACAGGCATATTTTTGGCATGTTGGGCCAGATGATGGCGCATGGTGCAGTCTGTAAGGGCTGGTGGACAGCCTATGACACCTCTCTTGAGGCGGGGTTTTTAAAGCGGTTTCCAGACGTTGACAGGGTTCAGGACAAGCGAAGACTTTTGGACGATCCGGATATTGATATGATCCTGATCGCTGCTGTTCCTTGTGAAAGGGCTGAGTTGGCGATTGAAGCTATGCGCGCGGGTAAAGATGTTATGGTGGATAAGCCAGGCTGCACCACGCTGGAACAGCTTCAGCAAATTCAAACATGTGTCGCCGAAACAGGCCGCATATGGAGCGTAAATTTTTCTGAACGCTTTGAGGTGCCTGCCGTCACCAAAGCAGATGAGTTGGTCAGGGCAGGGGCAATTGGCTCTGTAAAACAGACTCTGGGTATCGGCCCGCACAGACAAAATCTGGATAGCCGGCCAGATTGGTTTTTTGATCGTCAGCGATTTGGCGGCATTTTATGTGATATTGGTTCTCATCAAATAGATCAGTATTTGTATTTCACAGGTGCACAACATGTGCGCATCAGCCATGCTTACACCGAAAACACTACGCTACCGGCCTATCCCGGGTTTCAGGACTTTGGTGAAATTGTACTCAACAGCCCACAAGGGAATGGCTATATCCGGGTTGATTGGTTTACTCCGGATGCGCTGCCCACATGGGGAGATGGGCGGTTGTTCATTCTGGGAGATGAAGGGTCTATTGAAATCCGAAAATATACCAATATTGCCCAGCCGCACATTACTGATCAGCTATTTTTGGCAACGCATAAAGATGTGAGGCAAATCGATTGCCGAGACTCTGGATTGCCCTATTTCTCAAATCTTATCAATGATATAAAAGACAGAACTGAAACGGCTTGTAAGCAAAATCATACCTTTGCTGCCACATCTCTTGCGCTTGAGGCCCAGCAGCTGGCGGACAGTTCTTGTGCGCAGGGAGCAGACTGA
- a CDS encoding putative dehydrogenase (PFAM: Oxidoreductase family, NAD-binding Rossmann fold; Oxidoreductase family, C-terminal alpha/beta domain), with the protein MPATKQAVLVGCGMVSSVYMDAFSYLRERIRLKGVMASTAESAKAFTDQQAEPFASDLHVYETTAAIALDDEVDFVILATPPNARLDICRRLVEAGKPVLMEKPVERTAQAARQLVNLFEEHDLPLAIVLQHRARASALQLAAILADGEAGALRSAEITVPWWRPQSYYDVDGRGSYERDGGGVLISQAIHTLDLALQFTGPVRSVQALCRTTGHHQMEAEDFVSAGLTFCNGAIGHIFASTASFPGRSEDIWLHFQNLSAHLLSDQLTIYRHSGPTETFGASSATGAGADPMAFSSAWHQAVLTNFCDHLDNSAPLLASGSSALAIHDLIEALETSSRTEQLVVLPAEAARR; encoded by the coding sequence ATGCCTGCTACAAAACAAGCTGTGTTGGTTGGTTGCGGTATGGTCAGTTCAGTGTATATGGACGCATTCAGCTATCTTCGCGAACGCATCAGACTGAAAGGGGTGATGGCAAGCACAGCTGAGTCTGCAAAGGCCTTTACAGACCAGCAAGCAGAACCTTTTGCGTCTGATCTGCATGTCTATGAGACCACAGCCGCAATCGCCCTGGATGATGAGGTTGATTTTGTGATTTTGGCAACGCCACCAAATGCACGTCTGGATATCTGTAGGCGTCTGGTTGAAGCTGGCAAACCGGTGTTAATGGAAAAGCCAGTTGAAAGAACAGCTCAGGCCGCCCGTCAGTTGGTTAATCTGTTTGAGGAACATGATTTGCCGCTGGCTATTGTTCTGCAGCATCGGGCAAGGGCGTCTGCGCTGCAATTGGCCGCTATATTGGCAGATGGTGAAGCTGGTGCGTTAAGATCTGCTGAAATCACTGTACCCTGGTGGCGCCCGCAAAGTTATTATGATGTTGATGGACGCGGCAGCTATGAAAGGGATGGCGGAGGTGTTCTGATCTCGCAAGCAATACATACGCTTGATCTGGCGTTACAATTCACAGGGCCGGTCCGCTCTGTTCAGGCATTGTGCCGGACCACAGGCCATCATCAAATGGAGGCTGAGGATTTTGTGTCTGCCGGACTGACGTTCTGCAATGGCGCAATCGGTCATATTTTTGCGAGCACTGCCAGCTTTCCCGGCCGCAGTGAAGATATTTGGCTACATTTTCAGAACCTGTCTGCCCATCTTCTCTCTGACCAATTGACAATTTACAGACACTCGGGGCCAACTGAAACATTCGGAGCCAGTTCAGCAACTGGCGCCGGGGCAGACCCAATGGCCTTTTCCTCGGCCTGGCATCAGGCCGTTCTGACAAATTTTTGTGACCATCTTGACAATTCTGCTCCTCTTTTGGCCAGCGGCTCCTCTGCTTTGGCCATTCATGACCTGATTGAGGCACTTGAAACGTCATCCAGAACTGAACAGCTGGTAGTCCTGCCTGCTGAAGCCGCAAGGAGATAA
- a CDS encoding putative dehydrogenase (PFAM: Oxidoreductase family, NAD-binding Rossmann fold; Oxidoreductase family, C-terminal alpha/beta domain): MQSLGYGIIGCGMMGREHIRNIQLLDHTAVKVIYEPDAQMREQAKALVPDAIFASSLEEVVRSQTVDCLVVASPNNLHKSQFEQIQKVSEKPILMEKPLFTDPADRVHMLELKNSYAAPVWVGMEYRYMPPIAGLLSEMEDVTGGLKMVTIREHRFPFLQKVGDWNRFNRNSGGTFVEKCCHFFDLMRLMTKSEAVSVMASAGQAVNHLDECYDGQTPDIWDHGYVIVNFENGIRAMLELCMFAEASQFQEEISAVGPAGKIEAKVPGPTRFWPDEAGPPPVPELVISRRSPRQQAILPLPVDPALLKAGDHNGATYYQHQKFADLVRHSGTVEVGLEDGIKAVDIGMAAQKSAETGQTVFL; the protein is encoded by the coding sequence ATGCAGTCGCTTGGTTATGGCATAATCGGATGCGGTATGATGGGCCGCGAGCATATCCGCAATATCCAGCTACTTGACCATACCGCGGTTAAGGTGATTTACGAGCCTGATGCGCAGATGCGCGAACAAGCAAAGGCTTTGGTTCCTGATGCAATTTTTGCATCATCTTTGGAAGAGGTTGTGCGTTCACAGACAGTAGATTGCCTTGTTGTTGCGTCTCCCAACAATCTGCACAAAAGCCAGTTTGAGCAGATTCAAAAGGTGAGCGAAAAACCGATTTTGATGGAAAAGCCTCTCTTCACAGATCCTGCTGACCGAGTGCATATGTTAGAATTAAAGAATAGCTATGCTGCACCTGTATGGGTGGGTATGGAATATCGCTACATGCCGCCAATTGCAGGCTTGTTGAGTGAAATGGAAGATGTTACAGGCGGGCTTAAGATGGTGACCATTCGTGAACATCGCTTCCCGTTTCTGCAGAAAGTCGGTGACTGGAACAGATTTAACCGGAATTCAGGTGGCACATTTGTTGAAAAATGTTGTCATTTCTTTGATCTTATGCGGCTGATGACAAAAAGTGAGGCGGTTTCCGTGATGGCCTCAGCAGGCCAAGCCGTTAATCATTTGGATGAATGTTATGATGGCCAAACCCCGGATATCTGGGATCATGGCTATGTTATCGTAAATTTTGAAAATGGGATCAGAGCCATGCTCGAATTATGTATGTTCGCTGAGGCCAGCCAGTTTCAAGAAGAAATCAGCGCGGTTGGTCCGGCAGGAAAGATTGAAGCAAAAGTCCCCGGGCCAACGCGGTTCTGGCCAGATGAGGCTGGCCCGCCACCTGTTCCTGAGCTTGTCATATCTCGGCGCTCGCCTCGCCAGCAGGCCATATTGCCTTTGCCTGTGGACCCTGCTTTGCTGAAAGCGGGAGATCACAACGGAGCGACATATTATCAGCATCAGAAATTTGCTGATCTGGTCAGGCATAGCGGTACAGTAGAGGTAGGCCTTGAAGACGGCATAAAGGCTGTCGATATTGGTATGGCAGCTCAGAAGAGTGCTGAGACAGGCCAGACCGTGTTCTTATAA